ATCATCATGAGTAATGTGACTCGCTATGACTTGGAGAGCCAGGCATTTGTATCTGATTTAAGACCATTTTTGCTGAATCGGACTGAGCATTTTATACATGAATTTATCAGCTTTGCACGATCTCCTTTTAACATGGCAGCATTTGACCAACATGCAAATTACGATTGTCCTGCCCCTTTATATGAAGAAGGTAGCCATTCTGATTCTTCAGTCATAACAATATCTCCAGATGAAACCGAGACCCAAGAGCTAGATATTAACATAGCCACTGTTAGCCAGGCACCCTGGGATGATGAAACTCCAGGGCCATCTTACTCAAGTTCAGAGCAGGTGCACGCTGCTATGTCTTCTCTTTTAAACACTTCTGACAGTTCAGATGAAGAACTTGTATCAAGAAGAGCCACGTCTCAGATACAAGGAGTACAAACCAATGAGCACCTGAATAATGACAGCGATTCTTCCTCAGATAattgtgtcattgttggattTGTTAAACCACTAGCTGAGAGGACACCAGAACTTGTAGAACTGTCCTCTGATTCTGAGGAATTAGGCACTTACGAGAAAATGGAAACCGTGAAGGCACCCGAACAGTCTTACAGTTCTGGTGATAGTGATGTCAGTAGATGTTCATCTCCACACTCTGTTCTTGGAAAAGATGAGCAAATAAGTAAAGGTCATTGTGATTCTGGTACAAGGATGAAGTCAAAGAGGGAGGAGAAACTGTCTTCATCATTGTCGTCTCCCAGAGACCTGCCCACCAGAGGAGACAGGGTATATTCCCCTTATAACCATAGACATAGGAGGAGGGGAAGGTCACGAAGTTCAGATTCACATTCACAGAGTAGAAGTGGGCATGATCAGAAAAGTCGTAGAAAGCATCATGGGAAGAAAAGAGTGAAAAGCAGACAATCCAGAAGCAGGGAGagtagcagacagagaggaagaagagacaagAAGAGATCAAGAACTAGAGATAGCAGCTGGTCAAGAAGAAGCCAAACTCTGTCTCTGAGTAGTGAGAGCACAAGCAGATCAAGATCTCGTAGCAGTGATCATGGTAAGAGAAGATCACGGAGCAGGAATAGAGATCGTTATTACTTAAGGAATAATTATGGAAGCAGATATAAGTGGGAATATACTTACTATAGTAGAAACAAGGACCGAGATGGCTATGAATCATCTTACAGGAGGAGAACTCTGTCCAGAGCTCATTATTCCAGACAATCTTCAAGTCCAGAATTTAGAATTCAGTCCTTTTCTGAAAGAACAAATGCTcggaaaaaaaataatcacagtGACAGGAAATACTACTACTATGAGAGGCACCGATCAAGGAGCCTGTCTAGTAATAGATCAAAGACTGCATCTACAGGGGCTGAGCATGGGAGAAATGAAAAGCCTGGAGGGAAACGAAAATATAAGACCCGGCATTTGGAGGCTACTAATGAAGTAACTCAACCATCTCAAGAATTTGCTTCCAAAGTAAAGGAAAGCCATTACCAAAAGTCTTCATCAAAATTGGATGGAAACTACGAAAATGAGAGTGACAGCTTCTCAGACAGTCGatcatcagacagagagacaaaataCAAGAAAAGAAAGCGAAGGACCCGGAGCCTTAGTGTAGAGATAGTTTATGAAGGAAAAGCCACTGATACAAGTAGacatcacaaaaagaaaaagaagaaacataagAAAAAGCATAAGAAACACCATGGGGACAGTGCTTCTCGTTCTCCAATTGTAATTACCATTGACAGTGATAGTGATAAAGATTCTGAAGTAAAGGAGGGTACAGAGTGTGACCATAGTGGTCCTCGAGACCCACTACATAATGGATTTTTGACACTGCCTTTGGAACCGTTTGAAACTAAAGATATAGTTACTATAGAAGATGAATTTGGTGTCCTGGACAAAGAATGTGATGTTACCACAGTTAGCGATGACCTGAGTAATGCCAGCAAAACTGTAGGTGACATTCCCCCACAGGTAGGCTCAACTGGACAAATTCTGGATGTTAGAGAAGACGCCTTTGCCTCGGACTTGGAGAACCAGCCCAGTAATGTCTCTACTCATACTGAGTCACCAAGCCAATTGCCATCTCCACGGACATTGGTAGTGCCAGTGTCTCTTGGAGACCATGATATGTCTTAAAACTGCCAAAGCATCTCCAGATTTTGagaataaaatggaaagggaaaaaaaacatcaTCTCTGTCAGTCTACTTGAAGATGACTTTGGTGAAAACACTTGTCCCTCCCCctttaaagtattttaattttcttcttttttttttttttttggtgtgtgtgtgtgttaaaaattTGTAAAACACTATTTGTTCAAAAAGTATGTTCCACCCTCAGATATGCACTTTTAAAGTGAAGAAATGCTATTGCTAGCAGTTTATTTAAAACTTggaaatctttttaaataaaaacaaagtataaACTTAAGAAGTTATTTCATAAAGCCATATGGTATGgacctatttttaaaatagttggtaagtatttttgaattttttttttgagagttacTTTGGAAATGTGCTACAAGCTAGGAGAATTCCCTTTGAGTagcctttatttttcttaaaaatttgtaTTACTCAAGACCATTTCTTCAGGTTAAATTAAAGCATTTTAATCTGCACAGTTTATCTTGACATCTGCCAAGAGAATTTACATGTTTtcctttatatatttgtttatctgGACTGCCAGTAAAATAGATGTGTCTTCAATGAAGTTGTCTTCAacgaagaaagaaataataataaaacagttcacactttaaaaaacagaaagccaCACATTTTCCTATGCAGTATGACTCTTTTCAAATCTAATTATTTTAGCAGTGCTAAAATCTTgaaaatagtaggactatttgTGTTATCAAAACTAGTGCATTTCAGATTCTTAGTTCTTTATCTGATTACTAGAAGTGTATTATTACTTATTAAGATGAAATTACACAGAATTTATTTTTCCATAAGACTTTGCCAGTATTGTTTTACATTGGTAATTAAAATACCTGTTTATATTTAATCCAGCTTTAGAGATGACAGAATCGCTCTGTTCTAGCCTGATGTAGGAGTTCTAGCGAAAAGCAGAGTTTGAATTAAGATCAAATTTATCTTTCAGTTTGCTTACTATTTGAGGCTTCTTGCCATACACACAGTCCAGCTTCAAGATGGGCCAGGGCATTGGAGGAAGCAGCCTGCAGTAGTGAGACTTTTTTCTGAGGCCCCCATCTGTGCTAAATACATACTATAGGGACTTTATGTCAGGTGGAAGGGATaattaaattgaaataaaaaatgagaaagcgGTAGCTAAAGGAAAATCTGTGCAAAGGTCCAAAGTCAAAGGGGGAAACttagggtgtcgggtggtagtgtactgggttaagcacacatggtgtgaagtgcaaggactggtgtaaggatcccggttcgagccctggctccccacctgcaggggggttgcttcacaggtggtgaggcagatctgcaagtatctttctttatctttctttctctccccctctctgtcttcccctcctctatccatttctctctgtcctatccaataatgatgacatcaacaacaataataactaaaacaatagaacaagggcaacaaaagggaaaataattttaaaaataaaaaacaaaagcgaAACAACATATAAGAATTAGAATCAGGCAGTTAGCTAAAGGACAAAGACTGGAACCCAGCTTTGTAGGCCATGTATGGAGTTTGTTCAAAGGATAGTTGAAAAGTGCCTttaggggccacgtggtggcacacctggttgagcgcacatcttatagtgtgcagggacctgggttcaagcccctggtccccacccgcagagggaaagcttcactagtagtgaagcagggctgtccctgtctccccattactcaatctctggctgtctctaataaaaataaaggtaagacattttttaaaaaggggtgggggagatagcataatggtcatgcaaacactctcatgcctgaggctctgaggtctcaggttcaatcctccacatcaccataagccagaactgagcagtgccccagctaaaaataaaaatatataaatgaaattttaaaaaagaaaaaaatggctttaaATATCCTAAAAATGACTTTTGGCAATTCTTAATAAGATCAAACATTGAGGAATTGTGGGATGACTACTACAACTAATGAAGAAAGATATCTTAAAATTATAAAGTGACTTGCTACaatactaaaatttaaaaacttataaTCCATGTTGACTTGGCCATCTtattttcagtgaaaaaaaaaagcaaactggtGAGGGCTAGAgaaacagcataattgttatgcaaaagactttcaagtctgaggctctgagtcccaggttcaatccccagcaccaacataattcagagctgagcagttttcttgTCCTCTGTATCTTATTAAAAAgtcacaacaaaaacaaaagtggaAGATTCACTGTTGGCAGTACAAGCTCAGTACATTTACACTAGCACAATAACCTGCACCCACTGCTGCTTCCTACATACTGTTGGCCTACACCCGTCCATGATGCAGCATTCCAAATGTGTCAGGTTTTTACTTTCCCTTAAAATCCTTTTGTAGCTTCCTATCACTAGAAGTGCCCCAGAAGCAAATGAAACACTGGACAGAATCTCAGACACCGGGTCATTGTGAGCATTGTCCTCACATTTGTGCTTTAGCCACACTGAACGACTTCACGCCAAGTCAGCCTTAATGCATTCTTTTGGGAACTGAATGCCATCTTAGCTAAACTACAGTTCACAGTGTGAGCCTCACCCGGATTAGTGCTCTGCGTTCTCAGCTCTGGAGTCCTTCAGGACATGGGTCACAGTGTGCAGCCGGCACACTGTGACCCATGTACTAAATTGTTTTTTTGCCAATCAAAATTCTCAAggaagagaactgcagcactgcttcactgcttgaggcttttccctggcaggtgggggttCGGGGTgtgaaccctgggtccttacacatcggagcatgtatgcttaactgggtggggAAACGAGTGCTAAAGTTCTTACTGATAAGCTTTCAGGGAACTCACTGGTAGCTTACTATGATGTAGCTGTCATTGTGATGAGAATTTGCATGATATGTCCATTGTTTTAAGAAAACCTACAATGGAAATCCAATCTTTGGGAATCTAGCTTACTCTTAACTCAAAAATAGCAGCCCAGGAGGTCATAGTGACCAGAGTGCTGAACTTAAATAAACAGGACATCCTGCACTTGATTCCCTGCTTTatgtgtgccagagagatgctctagttctctcttttaCAGCTGTTAACCCTTAAAAtatggaaggagaaaagaaaattgtGGCAAAAGGTTACAAACTAGTGAATGAGAGAACGTGAGAATTGGACTGTACTATCTGCAGATCTTCTGTAAGATTGATTTCAAAACAAAATGTTGAAAAGCGCCTCATCACAAAATTAGTAGCAAAAGCCTCAAAAGACCTGTAGGTTAGGGGCCTATTAGTAGTGCACTtcttagagcacacattaccccACTCCCCAGCTAAAGGGAAATTTCTTTCATGactagtggaacagtgctgcaggtctctgtctcctatctcccACTTTTGtccaaaagaaaaagtaatggcTGTAGGGAAAGGTGGAGCTGAGCAGACAtttaagccccagtaataatttaGGAAGAACAAACTAGAATCACTTAAACCCGTTCTGGGAGTTTTCGGGTTGGTACACACATGGCAGTGGGGGAGAATGGTGAACCTGGAACTCCCCAGGTCCCTTGTTTGGCGCATCTCTCTTACCCAGCTATTCTTGAGCTCTGTCCTTCATAACTATATAAACTGGCAGTCTAGGTAAAGAAATGAcctagggccaggcagtagcacacctagctaagtgcacataattgccatgttcaaggacctaagttcgagccccactccccacctgtgagggcatGCTTCGtgagtagagaagcaggtctgcaggtgtctttctctgagaTTGATAGATAATAAGGGTGTCCACTTTCACCACTTTTATTCTAGTTTCAGTTGAGAACTGGCAGTGCAATAAAGACAGGAAACATaaggcatacagattgaaaaagaagtaaaataggtATTTGCAGATGACAGGATTACTCGGCCAGAAACACCCCAGTTATCTAAAGAACATTTCCTACAAGTAGTGAATTGAGCAGTGTTGTCTGATAAAAGGTCGAGAAACAGAAACCTCTGTACTTCTGTGTGCTATCAACAATTTGAAAATGAACCTTAACTTTAAAAAGCCAGAAATAAGAAAAACCTTTGAAGACAAGTCCTTTATGATAGCATCAAATAACACGAAGTAGTTAAGAATATAGTTAAGGGAGAGAAtataatagttacgcaaaaagacttttatgccctaGGCTCCAGAGTTACAGGTTCAtctccttacaccaccataagccagagcatgccatgataaaaataaagagagggagtcgggcggtagtgcagcaggttaagcgcacaaggcacgaagtgtaaggaccggcgtaaggatcccggttcgagcccccagctccccacctgcaggggagttgcttcacaggtggtgaagcaaatctgcaggtgtctacccctgccccgtcttccctttctccatttctctctgtcctatccagcaacgacaacattaataacaacaacattgaaacaaagacagcaaaagggaataaataaatattaaaaaaagaaaatgtttaataccagcttcaatccacagcaccaccattagccagagctgaacagtactctgattaaaaaaaataaatgtgttttgaAATGTATAAATGCCcataatgtatttctttttaaaagttaatttcttttttttcagactttatatttaattttcctatttttgcctccagggttatcgatggggcttggtacctgcactcagaatccattgctcctggaggccatttttcccattttgttgcccttattgttactgttgccactgctgttgttgttggataggacagagagaaatggagaggggaggggaagacagagaggagagaaagacacctgcagctctgcttcactgcttgtggagtgacccccctgcaggtggggcagggctcaaaccgggatctttacaccagtccttgagcttcctgccatgtgcacttaatcctgctgcgccactgcccagccccagaagtTGCTTTCtttatgagagaaaggagagagagagagagagagacagaggaggtgggagagagcATAATTGCTATACAAAgcatttcatgtctgagactccaaagtctcaggttcaactacCCATACAACCCTACcgccataaaccatagctgagcagtgctctgctaataataattaaaacagggAAGCAGAGCATTATTGAAAATCAATGCACAGATTCATCTGGGGTTAAACAAATGAgagatttattcataaaaatcaccATGAACATAAGTGGAGAAGAGAAATGGTGAAAGTCAAAAGTCCTTTAGCTAATCCTTAGATATATAATCTCttgtacccacaatcccttgtgagtaTGTTCCGTGGTCAGGCTGACGTCATCTGTATGCTAACTCTGTCCAGATTCCTACTGCGAGCCCGCATGCTGTGTCACAACAGAGCATCACTTGGGCAGATACTATGCCAGCGATCAACTCAGGACATCATTCTTGTAAGCTCAGTGACATTtccaatgcaccacctcctgggccacgaaTGAAATAGAGTGACAAGACTAAGAAGAAAAAAGGCAGTTTCTCTGAGTCCCTCTGTCGCCTACATAATAAATAAACTCTGCTGAGAATTTATAAAATAACTTGCAGCAACCACTCTATCTGAGCAGTGTCAAAAAATACTAGGTATTTATATAATTAAGATTAGCTTTCCAGTGCTTGGGgaaacagcagaatggttattaTTATAAATGACTCTGTGCCAGAGGCAATGGGTAGGTAAATTCAGCTTTCAGGACGGGCACAAACAAGAATTCAGAGGCTCCTTggtggtcaggcggtagcgcagcgggttaagcgcacatggcacaaagcgaatgcaccatcgtaaggatcctggtttgagcccccggctccccacctgcagggggatcacttcacaagtggtgaagcaggtctgcaggtgtctatctttttctccccctctctgtcttcccctcctctctctatttctctctgtcctattcaacaacaatgacatcagtggcaacagtaacaataatgacaacaacagggatgacaaaatgggaaaaaatagcctccaagagcagtggattcatagtacaggcactgagccacaacaATACCTAGTAGTCAGGCTGCAGGAGAGGTGAGGACCACTGACTTCTCTTCTCTTCGCTCTTCTCTCCCGTGAACCTGAGCCCATGACAAAGAGAGGTGTGTTGTGTTCTTTCATTCCACATTTCTCAGGAGACTCCATTTTCTAGACTGGGCATGCATTCACTCTTTGAAAATGGTGGTCTGTCTtgagcagagacagaaagaggccacagcatcaGGCCAGTGAgtcagaggaaggagggaaacaaACCTGGGACTTCCCGCAGGCACATCTTGCTCTCCACTACTGAACCCCTTCCTCAGTGTTTGTCACTTTTGTGACAATTTTGTCAGCTTccgctttcttttttctttttttttccattaaaacaCTGTTCAcgtctggcttatgctggtgccagggattgaacatggaccCAGTTATCCAGGCTGGAATGACTTTACACTAACGATTACAAAATTACCAGGCCACATTTCTCTGTTGttcccccctacccccagcccaGTGTTTATCTTTGGAACTTGGTGCCAGTACAACGAACCTACTACTCCCaatgacttttttatttatttttatttttttttaatagataggctcgAGGAGGAacggaaaagacagagggggagagagaatgatagacacctgcagaccagatgACTTACTACTAGTGAAgtataccccctgcaggtggggagtgggggctcgaaccatgccCTAtgcccattgtaatgtgtgtgctcaacccagtgcgccaccatctgAGCCACcccattttattactattattggttTTCAGTGAAGGTACGCATATATGTAAAGAGTAAACTGTATTTCACTTGTTAATCAAGATAGCCTCTGTCGTGAGGCGCATTttactccgtgtccacaaggggGCGATATAACACCAAATTCCAGGGTGTGTGTAATCGTTTTCCCAAGGAGCTTCACTCTATTCTGGGTAACCCTGAATTTTTCTCTGAGGCATGGTCGCATTTGACCTTCATCTTTCTAGAGCTTTCATCTTCACTAGCAGTAGAACGTGATGAGGAAACAGGGATTGTATGCCTGAACCTCTGGGATGCTGCCTCAGGTGGGCACtcctgctctggtttctctcccagTGTGACTGTCTCCTCAAAGAGCTATACTCTTTTGACAGtgtctattattgttgctgttgttgttatgctggtgccagggattgaacctaaacCCTTGGGACCTTCAAGTAAGAATGCCctttagggggccgggcggtggcgcacctggttaagcgcacatagtactaagcgcttGGATACACGCAAGGATCTGTGTCCAAGCCCCCGCTTCCTACCctcggggggatgcttcacaggcagtgaagcagatctgtaggtgtttcctctctcactctttgtctccccttccctttcaatttctgtctagtaaaatggctgccaggagtagtggattcgtaatgccagtacagagccccagccataccccttcttcttcttcttcttcttcttcttcttcttcttcttcttcttcttcttcttcttcttcttcttcttcttcttcttcttcttcttcttctt
The sequence above is drawn from the Erinaceus europaeus chromosome 10, mEriEur2.1, whole genome shotgun sequence genome and encodes:
- the TOPORS gene encoding E3 ubiquitin-protein ligase Topors, with protein sequence MGSQQPPLGSPLSREEGEAPPPTPAPESRRRSRRVRLRGSCSHRPSCLGRRELAASAPAGPAPASSEIMASAAKEFKMDNFSPKAGTSKLQQTVPADASPDSKCPICLDRFDNVSYLDRCLHKFCFRCVQEWSKNKAECPLCKQPFDSIFHSVRAEDDFKEYVLRPSYNDSFAPSEVPRFRYRTTMTRERSASVYSPSSIVTRRTTTPPDSGILFEGLGISRPRDAEFMRRIAIRRPTTSDERSLRKLQEQDIINFRRTLYRAGARVRNIEDGGRYRDISAEFFRRNPACLHRLVPWLKRELTVLFGTHGSLVNIVQHIIMSNVTRYDLESQAFVSDLRPFLLNRTEHFIHEFISFARSPFNMAAFDQHANYDCPAPLYEEGSHSDSSVITISPDETETQELDINIATVSQAPWDDETPGPSYSSSEQVHAAMSSLLNTSDSSDEELVSRRATSQIQGVQTNEHLNNDSDSSSDNCVIVGFVKPLAERTPELVELSSDSEELGTYEKMETVKAPEQSYSSGDSDVSRCSSPHSVLGKDEQISKGHCDSGTRMKSKREEKLSSSLSSPRDLPTRGDRVYSPYNHRHRRRGRSRSSDSHSQSRSGHDQKSRRKHHGKKRVKSRQSRSRESSRQRGRRDKKRSRTRDSSWSRRSQTLSLSSESTSRSRSRSSDHGKRRSRSRNRDRYYLRNNYGSRYKWEYTYYSRNKDRDGYESSYRRRTLSRAHYSRQSSSPEFRIQSFSERTNARKKNNHSDRKYYYYERHRSRSLSSNRSKTASTGAEHGRNEKPGGKRKYKTRHLEATNEVTQPSQEFASKVKESHYQKSSSKLDGNYENESDSFSDSRSSDRETKYKKRKRRTRSLSVEIVYEGKATDTSRHHKKKKKKHKKKHKKHHGDSASRSPIVITIDSDSDKDSEVKEGTECDHSGPRDPLHNGFLTLPLEPFETKDIVTIEDEFGVLDKECDVTTVSDDLSNASKTVGDIPPQVGSTGQILDVREDAFASDLENQPSNVSTHTESPSQLPSPRTLVVPVSLGDHDMS